Proteins encoded together in one Epinephelus moara isolate mb chromosome 2, YSFRI_EMoa_1.0, whole genome shotgun sequence window:
- the LOC126398470 gene encoding ADP-ribosylation factor-like protein 14 has product MGMHESKPQQQAHVLMLGLDGAGKTTLLYKLKYNESVVTVPTVGFNVETLETDRSSPGLTVWDVGGQKKMRPHWKHHYPDTAGLVFVVDSWDQKRLDEARKELRRVLRHECLRGVPLVIFANKQDLHEAMSIEALCLTLYLEKLCEGRAWFVQPCSATTGMGLEEGFRRIAYLMKTPFKQTQEDIKVKMRSKGFSITALKKFLLCR; this is encoded by the exons ATGGGCATGCATGAATCCAAGCCTCAGCAACAAGCACACGTCCTGATGCTGGGTCTGGACGGAGCAGGAAAGACCACCCTGCTGTACAAACTGAAGTACAACGAGAGCGTGGTGACCGTGCCAACTGTGGGCTTTAATGTGGAGACactggagacagacaggagcaGCCCAGGCCTCACAGTTTGGGATGTCGGGGGCCAGAAGAAGATGAGGCCCCACTGGAAGCATCACTATCCTGATACAGCTGGACTGGTGTTTGTGGTGGACAGCTGGGATCAAAAGCGGCTGGATGAGGCCCGCAAGGAACTGCGTCGG GTCCTGAGGCACGAATGTCTCAGAGGAGTTCCTCTCGTGATCTTTGCCAACAAACAGGACCTCCACGAAGCTATGAGCATAGAAGCGCTTTGCCTGACACTGTACTTGGAAAAACTGTGCGAGGGAAGGGCCTGGTTCGTCCAGCCCTGTTCAGCCACCACTGGCATGGGACTAGAGGAAGGTTTCAGGAGGATTGCCTATCTGATGAagactccatttaaacagaCTCAAGAGGACATTAAGGTGAAGATGAGGTCCAAGGGCTTCAGCATCACAGCTTTGAAAAAGTTCTTGCTCTGCCGCTGA
- the kpna4 gene encoding importin subunit alpha-3 — MADNEKLDNQRLKNFKNKGRDLETMRRQRTEVVVELRKSKRDEHLLKRRNVPHEDICEDSDVDGDFRSQNTSLEAIVQNATSDNQGVQLTAVQAARKLLSSDRNPPIDDLIKSGILPILVHCLDRDDNPSLQFEAAWALTNIASGTSEQTQAVVQSNAVPLFLRLLHSPHQNVCEQAVWALGNIIGDGPQCRDYVIGLGVVKPLLSFISPSIPITFLRNVTWVMVNLCRHKDPPPPMETIQEILPALCVLIHHTDVSILVDTVWALSYLTDAGNEQIQMVIDSGIVPHLVPLLSHQEVKVQTAALRAVGNIVTGTDEQTQVVLNCDALSHFPALLTHPKEKINKEAVWFLSNITAGNQQQVQAVIDAKLVPMIIHLLDKGDFGTQKEAAWAISNLTISGRKDQVAHLIEKQVIPPFCNLLTVKDAQVVQVVLDGLSNILKMADDEAETIANLIEECGGLEKVEQLQNHENEDIYKLAYEIIDQFFSSDDIDEDTSLIPEAIQGGTYGFNSANVPAEGFQF, encoded by the exons ATGGCTGACAACGAGAAACTGGACAACCAGCGGCTGAAGAATTTCAAGAATAAGGGCCGTGATTTGGAG ACAATGAGAAGACAGAGGACTGAGGTAGTGGTGGAACTCAGAAAG AGCAAAAGAGATGAGCACCTTCTGAAGAGGAGAAATGTACCCCATGAAGACATCTGCGAGGACTCTGATGTCGACGGAGACTTCAGATCG cAAAACACCTCTCTTGAAGCAATAGTACAA AATGCCACCAGTGATAATCAGGGCGTTCAGCTGACTGCTGTTCAGGCTGCCAG GAAGTTGTTGTCCAGTGACCGTAACCCTCCCATAGATGACTTGATTAAGTCTGGGATCCTTCCTATACTGGTTCACTGCCTGGACAGAGATGACAA CCCATCTCTCCAGTTTGAGGCAGCCTGGGCTCTAACCAACATAGCGTCTGGTACCTCAGAGCAGACCCAAGCCGTGGTCCAGTCCA ATGCTGTGCCGCTGTTTCTGAGGCTCCTTCACTCTCCTCACCAGAATGTGTGCGAACAGGCGGTCTGGGCCCTGGGCAACATCATAG GTGATGGCCCTCAGTGCAGAGACTATGTGATCGGCCTGGGTGTGGTGAAGCCCCTGCTCTCTTTCATCAGTCCCTCCATCCCTATCACCTTCCTCCGCAACGTCACCTGGGTCATGGTCAATCTGTGCCGCCACAAGGACCCTCCACCACCCATGGAGACGATCCAGGAG ATCCTGCCAGCTCTCTGCGTGCTGATCCACCACACTGATGTCAGT ATCTTGGTAGACACAGTGTGGGCTCTGTCTTACCTGACGGACGCTGGAAACGAGCAGATCCAAATGGTCATCGACTCTGGCATCGTCCCACATCTGGTACCTCTGCTCAGTCACCAGGAGGTCAAAGTTCAG ACTGCTGCCCTGAGAGCTGTTGGGAACATAGTGACCGGCACAGATGAACAGACCCAGGTGGTGCTCAACTGTGACGCTCTCAGCCACTTCCCTGCACTCCTCACACACCCGAAGGAGAAAATCAATAAG GAGGCAGTGTGGTTCCTGTCCAACATCACAGCAGGCAACCAGCAGCAGGTGCAGGCTGTCATTGACGCCAAGCTAGTTCCCATGATCATTCACCTGCTCGACAag GGTGACTTTGGCACTCAGAAGGAAGCAGCCTGGGCCATCAGCAACCTGACAATAAGTGGGAGAAAAGATCAG GTGGCACACCTGATCGAGAAGCAGGTGATCCCTCCATTTTGCAACCTGCTAACAGTGAAGGATGCCCAGGTCGTGCAGGTTGTTCTCGATGGCCTCAGCAATATCCTCAAGATGGCCGATGATGAGGCTGAAACAATTGCTAACCTTATTGAGGAATGTGGTG GTTTGGAAAAAGTGGAGCAACTGCAGAATCACGAAAATGAAGATATCTACAAATTGGCATATGAAATTATTGATCAGTTCTTCTCATCTGATGAT